From Actinosynnema mirum DSM 43827, a single genomic window includes:
- the glmS gene encoding glutamine--fructose-6-phosphate transaminase (isomerizing) has translation MCGIVGYVGHRSALDVVLDGLRRLEYRGYDSAGVAVLDGAGGLAVERKAGRLANLEAVLDEVGRAGFAGTVGMGHTRWATHGAPVDRNSHPHRDTTGRVAVVHNGIIENFAALRSELEDLGIEMASDTDTETTAHLIALAYSDGDTKGDLPGSVRAVVRRLEGAFTLVVTHADEPGQVVAARRSSPLVVGVGEGETFLASDVSAFIEHTREAVELGQDQVVVITADGYEVTDFDGGPAEAKPFTVDWDLSAAEKGGHEYFMLKEIEEQPDALANTLRGHFRDGRIVLDEQRLSDQDLRDVDKVFVVACGSAYHSGLVAKYAIEHWTRLPVEVELASEFRYRDPVLDRATLVVAISQSGETADTLEAVRHARAQKARVLAVCNTNGAQIPRESDAVLYTHAGPEIGVASTKAFLAQIAANYLVGLALAQARGTKYPDEVAREFAELEAASAAVQRVLGTVEQVKALGRDLADSKAVLFLGRHVGYPVALEGALKLKELAYMHAEGFAAGELKHGPIALIEEGLPVVVVMPSPKGRAVLHSKLVSNISEIQARGARTVVIAEEGDETVRPFADHLIEVPAVPTLLQPLVSTVPLQVLAAEIARSRGYDVDKPRNLAKSVTVE, from the coding sequence GTGTGCGGAATCGTGGGATACGTGGGCCACCGCTCGGCGCTGGACGTCGTGCTGGACGGCTTGAGGCGCCTGGAGTACCGGGGGTACGACTCGGCGGGCGTCGCCGTCCTGGACGGCGCGGGCGGCCTCGCCGTCGAGCGCAAGGCCGGCAGGCTGGCCAACCTGGAGGCGGTGCTGGACGAGGTCGGCCGCGCCGGGTTCGCGGGCACCGTCGGCATGGGCCACACCCGGTGGGCCACGCACGGCGCGCCCGTCGACCGCAACTCGCACCCGCACCGCGACACCACCGGTCGCGTCGCCGTGGTGCACAACGGCATCATCGAGAACTTCGCCGCGCTGCGCTCGGAGCTGGAAGACCTCGGCATCGAGATGGCCAGCGACACCGACACCGAGACCACCGCGCACCTGATCGCGCTGGCCTACTCGGACGGCGACACCAAGGGCGACCTGCCCGGCAGCGTCCGCGCCGTCGTCCGCCGCCTCGAAGGCGCGTTCACGCTCGTCGTGACGCACGCCGACGAGCCCGGCCAGGTCGTCGCCGCCCGCCGCTCCTCCCCGCTCGTGGTCGGCGTCGGCGAGGGCGAGACGTTCCTCGCCTCCGACGTGTCGGCGTTCATCGAGCACACCCGCGAGGCCGTCGAGCTGGGCCAGGACCAGGTCGTGGTGATCACCGCCGACGGCTACGAGGTCACCGACTTCGACGGCGGCCCCGCCGAGGCCAAGCCGTTCACGGTCGACTGGGACCTGTCCGCCGCCGAGAAGGGCGGCCACGAGTACTTCATGCTCAAGGAGATCGAGGAGCAGCCGGACGCGCTGGCCAACACCCTGCGCGGCCACTTCCGCGACGGCCGGATCGTGCTCGACGAGCAGCGCCTGTCCGACCAGGACCTGCGCGACGTCGACAAGGTCTTCGTCGTGGCCTGCGGCTCGGCCTACCACTCCGGCCTGGTCGCCAAGTACGCCATCGAGCACTGGACCCGGCTGCCCGTCGAGGTCGAGCTGGCCAGCGAGTTCCGCTACCGCGACCCGGTGCTCGACCGCGCCACCCTGGTCGTCGCGATCTCCCAGTCCGGCGAGACCGCCGACACCCTGGAGGCCGTGCGGCACGCCCGCGCCCAGAAGGCCCGCGTGCTGGCGGTGTGCAACACCAACGGCGCGCAGATCCCGCGCGAGTCCGACGCGGTGCTCTACACCCACGCGGGCCCGGAGATCGGCGTCGCCTCCACCAAGGCGTTCCTCGCCCAGATCGCGGCGAACTACCTGGTGGGCCTGGCCCTGGCGCAGGCGCGCGGCACCAAGTACCCCGACGAGGTCGCCCGCGAGTTCGCCGAGCTGGAGGCCGCCTCCGCCGCCGTGCAGCGCGTCCTCGGCACGGTCGAGCAGGTCAAGGCCCTCGGCCGCGACCTGGCCGACTCCAAGGCCGTCCTGTTCCTGGGCCGCCACGTCGGCTACCCGGTGGCGCTGGAGGGCGCGCTCAAGCTCAAGGAGCTGGCGTACATGCACGCCGAGGGCTTCGCGGCGGGCGAGCTCAAGCACGGCCCGATCGCGCTGATCGAGGAGGGCCTCCCGGTCGTCGTGGTGATGCCCTCGCCGAAGGGCCGCGCGGTGCTGCACTCCAAGCTGGTGTCCAACATCAGCGAGATCCAGGCGCGCGGCGCGCGGACCGTGGTGATCGCCGAGGAGGGCGACGAGACGGTGCGCCCGTTCGCCGACCACCTCATCGAGGTGCCCGCCGTGCCGACGCTGCTCCAGCCGCTGGTGTCCACCGTGCCGCTGCAGGTGCTGGCGGCGGAGATCGCCAGGTCGCGGGGCTACGACGTGGACAAGCCGCGCAACCTGGCCAAGTCCGTCACCGTCGAGTAG
- a CDS encoding dienelactone hydrolase family protein, whose amino-acid sequence MSGNSAKQVLDQLSRPGEHEVLRGDLALVGLPGLVYTPASGLGLPAVAFSHGWLQPATRYRGLLRHLASWGIVAAAPNTQRGPLASARLMSANLTTALDVCTGVRLGEGGISVDPERLAVAGHSMGGGAAVLAAARDPRARAVVTLAAAETKPSALDAAREIGVPGLHLAGGEDRIAPPIGHAQAIAEAWRGPVQVRMLEKASHLGFTEGRHWSELLLDGRGERSAQRLARGLVTAFLLRVLKGERRWDALLEDDVRGAALVYQRAALGL is encoded by the coding sequence GTGAGCGGCAACTCGGCGAAGCAGGTGCTCGACCAGCTCAGCAGGCCAGGGGAGCACGAGGTGCTGCGGGGCGACCTGGCCCTCGTCGGGCTTCCCGGCCTGGTCTACACGCCGGCGTCCGGCCTCGGCCTGCCCGCCGTCGCGTTCAGCCACGGCTGGCTCCAGCCCGCCACCCGCTACCGGGGCCTGCTGCGGCACCTGGCGTCGTGGGGCATCGTCGCGGCGGCCCCGAACACCCAGCGCGGCCCGCTCGCGTCGGCGCGGCTGATGTCCGCGAACCTGACGACGGCGCTCGACGTGTGCACGGGCGTGCGGCTGGGCGAGGGCGGCATCTCGGTCGACCCGGAGCGGCTGGCGGTGGCCGGGCACTCGATGGGCGGCGGCGCGGCCGTGCTGGCGGCGGCGCGGGACCCGAGGGCGCGGGCGGTGGTGACCCTGGCGGCGGCCGAGACGAAGCCGTCGGCTCTGGACGCGGCGCGCGAGATCGGCGTGCCGGGCCTGCACCTGGCGGGCGGCGAGGACCGCATCGCGCCGCCGATCGGGCACGCGCAGGCGATCGCGGAGGCGTGGCGCGGGCCGGTGCAGGTGCGGATGCTGGAGAAGGCCTCGCACCTGGGGTTCACCGAGGGCAGGCACTGGAGCGAGCTGCTGCTGGACGGCAGGGGCGAGCGCTCGGCGCAGCGGCTGGCGCGCGGCCTGGTGACGGCGTTCCTGCTGCGGGTGCTCAAGGGCGAGCGGCGCTGGGACGCGCTGCTGGAGGACGACGTGCGCGGCGCGGCGCTGGTGTACCAGCGGGCGGCGCTGGGGCTGTGA
- a CDS encoding NAD(P)H-hydrate dehydratase, with product MRGLWTTERVRAAEERVMARVPDGALMRRAAFGLARVALGMLTGPRRRVGLLVGAGGNGGDALWAGHYLRRRGVAVSAVLLRPDRAHAEGLAAFRGAGGRVVDRLGEVDLVVDGIVGLSARGPLRPDAAEHVAAIDAPVLAVDLPSGIDPDTGAITGPAVRADVTVAFGCLKPVHALADCGRVELVDLGLGPELAGPDLAELEDAEVGAHWPVPGRSDDKYTQGVTGIAAGSATYPGAAVLATGAALLATSGMVRYAGAAAEAVRASWPESICTGSITDAGRVQSWVVGPGLGTGLSAEGVLRAVLEAGVPVVADADAITMLANNRDLWDARDPGTPLVLTPHDREFERLAGPVGRDRVAAARRAAERFDAVVLLKGNTTVLAGPDGRVFVNRAGGGWAATAGSGDVLSGLVGTLLAARLDPLLAAACAARAHATAADLASRGAPIPASALLRAVPDAIRALRSG from the coding sequence ATGCGGGGTCTGTGGACGACTGAGCGGGTGCGGGCGGCGGAGGAGCGGGTCATGGCGCGCGTGCCGGACGGCGCGCTCATGCGCAGGGCCGCCTTCGGGCTGGCCCGCGTCGCGCTCGGGATGCTGACCGGCCCGCGCCGCCGCGTCGGCCTGCTGGTCGGCGCGGGCGGCAACGGCGGCGACGCCCTGTGGGCGGGCCACTACCTGCGGCGCAGGGGGGTGGCGGTGAGCGCGGTGCTGCTGCGGCCGGACCGGGCGCACGCCGAGGGGCTGGCCGCGTTCCGCGGGGCGGGCGGGCGGGTCGTGGACCGGCTCGGCGAGGTCGACCTGGTCGTCGACGGCATCGTCGGGCTGTCCGCGCGCGGCCCGCTGCGCCCGGACGCCGCCGAGCACGTCGCCGCGATCGACGCGCCGGTCCTCGCGGTCGACCTGCCCAGCGGGATCGACCCGGACACCGGCGCGATCACCGGTCCCGCCGTCAGGGCCGACGTCACGGTCGCCTTCGGCTGCCTCAAGCCCGTGCACGCGCTCGCCGACTGCGGCCGGGTCGAGCTGGTCGACCTCGGCCTCGGGCCCGAGCTGGCCGGTCCCGACCTGGCCGAGCTGGAGGACGCCGAGGTCGGCGCGCACTGGCCGGTGCCCGGTCGTTCGGACGACAAGTACACCCAGGGCGTCACCGGGATCGCCGCCGGTTCCGCGACCTACCCCGGCGCGGCCGTGCTGGCCACCGGGGCCGCGCTGCTCGCCACCTCCGGCATGGTCCGGTACGCGGGCGCGGCGGCCGAGGCGGTCCGGGCGTCCTGGCCGGAGTCGATCTGCACCGGCTCGATCACCGACGCGGGCCGCGTCCAGTCCTGGGTGGTCGGGCCGGGTCTGGGCACCGGGCTGAGCGCCGAGGGCGTGCTGCGGGCCGTGCTGGAGGCGGGCGTGCCGGTGGTCGCCGACGCCGACGCCATCACCATGCTCGCCAACAACCGCGACCTGTGGGACGCCCGCGACCCCGGCACCCCGCTGGTGCTGACCCCGCACGACCGCGAGTTCGAGCGGCTGGCCGGGCCGGTGGGGCGGGACCGGGTCGCCGCCGCGAGGCGGGCCGCCGAGCGGTTCGACGCGGTGGTGCTGCTCAAGGGCAACACGACGGTGCTGGCGGGCCCCGACGGGCGGGTGTTCGTGAACCGGGCGGGCGGCGGCTGGGCGGCCACCGCCGGGTCGGGCGACGTGCTGTCCGGGCTGGTCGGGACGCTGCTGGCGGCCCGGCTCGACCCGCTGCTCGCGGCGGCCTGCGCGGCGCGGGCCCACGCGACGGCGGCGGACCTCGCCTCGCGCGGCGCGCCCATCCCGGCGTCGGCGCTGCTCAGGGCCGTGCCGGACGCGATCCGGGCGCTGCGGAGCGGATGA